A window from Nitrospirota bacterium encodes these proteins:
- a CDS encoding ribulose-phosphate 3-epimerase: MARSTLIAPSILAADFARLADEVAAVERAGADFLHIDVMDGHFVPNLTIGPPIVAALRKVTKLPLDVHLMITNADAFIADFAEAGADYLTVHVEACPHLHRTVQSIKERGVKAGVTLNPATSLNTIMEILPEVDMVLIMSVNPGFGGQQFIASCLPKISSARAMIDRAESHALLEVDGGLKIDNVAQVLAAGADVLVAGSAIFSSQNYAETIAAMRAAGQHSSRTPKRVSAH, from the coding sequence ATGGCACGCTCCACTCTCATTGCGCCTTCGATCTTAGCTGCTGACTTTGCCAGACTGGCCGACGAAGTGGCGGCAGTGGAACGTGCGGGGGCCGACTTCCTGCACATTGATGTCATGGACGGGCATTTCGTCCCGAATTTGACCATCGGACCGCCGATCGTGGCGGCGCTCAGAAAAGTCACCAAGTTACCCCTCGACGTCCACCTCATGATCACGAACGCCGATGCCTTTATTGCGGATTTCGCCGAGGCGGGAGCCGATTATCTCACGGTTCACGTGGAAGCCTGTCCACATCTCCATCGCACAGTACAATCGATCAAGGAGCGAGGCGTCAAGGCCGGGGTGACCCTGAATCCTGCCACCTCGCTCAATACAATCATGGAAATTCTCCCCGAGGTCGATATGGTCCTGATCATGTCGGTCAATCCCGGCTTCGGAGGTCAACAGTTTATCGCCTCCTGTCTCCCGAAGATTTCTTCGGCTCGTGCCATGATCGATCGGGCTGAAAGTCACGCATTGCTCGAAGTGGACGGAGGCCTGAAGATCGACAACGTGGCTCAAGTGTTAGCTGCAGGAGCTGATGTCCTGGTTGCAGGGTCAGCCATCTTCTCCAGTCAGAACTATGCCGAGACGATCGCGGCCATGCGCGCAGCCGGCCAACATTCCTCCAGGACGCCGAAGCGCGTCTCCGCTCACTGA
- the rsmB gene encoding 16S rRNA (cytosine(967)-C(5))-methyltransferase RsmB, which yields MASGARSPFITQTAPSARTVALSLLVESVKSEEGVDVLLDRVLARCSFDSRERALTMELTYGVLRRLATIDWRLEPVLDKPLPRLPVVVQMLLRLGAYQLLFLDRIPQSAAVNESVNLARIFAGTVGRDWSSFVNAVLRGLLRHTPQPWPSMDHHPDHALAVRYSIPDWLSRRWVERLGLVTAEAACEGVSLAPPMTLRVNQLITTRGVLLEKFTRAGIAAKPTSVSPFGIVIEEGAPVPSLPGFQEGAFYVEDEAAQLIPPLLDPQPGDIVLDACAAPGGKSTHLADLMQNKGIIYAVDRKGARLDLLRSNCHRLGVRIVVPILGDIRQRHEWIPATKARVGEPFVDRILVDAPCSGLGVLRRHPEAKWRKGEQVLPRHQSLQCQILKAVAPCLRPGGVLVYSTCSTEPEENEDVIERFCRAHEEFQCESVVSWLLPAAQGFVTERGALSTMGNRYSMDGFYAARLRKV from the coding sequence ATGGCTTCTGGTGCTCGATCCCCATTCATTACCCAGACCGCACCATCAGCCCGTACGGTCGCCCTTTCGTTGCTGGTGGAGTCGGTTAAGAGTGAGGAGGGGGTCGATGTTCTGTTGGATCGTGTCCTTGCGCGATGCTCATTCGACAGTAGGGAACGGGCTCTCACGATGGAGCTCACCTATGGTGTCTTGCGGCGGCTTGCGACCATCGACTGGCGACTTGAGCCGGTTCTGGATAAGCCACTTCCCCGCCTTCCTGTTGTCGTACAGATGCTGCTCCGGCTTGGCGCCTATCAACTCCTCTTCCTCGATCGTATCCCCCAGTCTGCTGCAGTCAACGAATCGGTCAACCTGGCCAGAATCTTTGCTGGCACAGTTGGGCGGGACTGGAGCAGCTTTGTCAATGCGGTCTTGCGCGGGCTCTTGCGCCATACGCCTCAGCCCTGGCCGAGCATGGATCATCATCCCGATCACGCCCTTGCTGTGCGGTACTCAATTCCAGACTGGCTCAGTCGCCGATGGGTGGAACGTCTGGGCCTGGTGACTGCGGAAGCAGCCTGCGAAGGAGTCAGCCTTGCGCCTCCGATGACACTTCGAGTGAATCAGCTGATCACGACCAGGGGCGTACTCCTTGAAAAATTTACACGGGCCGGTATTGCGGCCAAGCCGACCAGCGTAAGTCCGTTCGGTATCGTGATTGAAGAGGGAGCCCCTGTGCCCTCTCTCCCGGGATTTCAGGAAGGGGCTTTTTATGTTGAAGACGAAGCAGCACAGCTGATTCCCCCTCTTCTCGATCCTCAGCCCGGTGACATCGTCCTCGATGCCTGCGCGGCGCCGGGAGGAAAATCGACCCATCTGGCCGATCTGATGCAGAACAAGGGGATCATCTACGCCGTTGACCGAAAAGGAGCCCGTCTGGATCTGCTGCGAAGCAATTGTCATCGACTCGGAGTTCGGATTGTCGTGCCGATTCTCGGCGATATTCGACAGCGACATGAATGGATTCCCGCGACGAAGGCTAGAGTCGGTGAACCATTTGTGGATCGAATATTGGTGGATGCGCCTTGCAGCGGGCTCGGTGTATTGCGGCGACATCCGGAAGCGAAGTGGCGGAAGGGCGAGCAGGTCCTCCCACGACATCAATCGCTCCAATGTCAAATCCTCAAAGCGGTTGCCCCATGCTTGCGGCCCGGCGGGGTGCTGGTCTATAGTACCTGCTCGACGGAACCGGAAGAAAACGAAGACGTCATCGAGCGATTCTGCCGTGCCCATGAGGAGTTCCAGTGCGAATCCGTCGTCTCATGGTTATTGCCCGCGGCGCAGGGGTTCGTCACTGAACGAGGCGCCCTCTCAACAATGGGAAACCGGTACTCGATGGACGGCTTTTACGCAGCGCGGCTGAGGAAGGTCTGA
- a CDS encoding phenylalanine--tRNA ligase subunit alpha: MDISSLIDSLHPLEVKVLSTFVAKPDAVLRTEQLSQSTGLEPSQLSMAIEWLLAKSLLTVDTETVTPNVSLTKIGELYFEKYSPIERVLSAARDAAKTGKRLTIQDIQSREGLEPEDVSGAIGRLKKEGALLIIQGGCVEATGRPSQTAEAMRGLLQQLRGAPRDLQAFPTAQQQVIQDHSVKRGNAREPFRIDDRVTRSFKLSDAGIEAAQQLSRQGTAAEVSQLTPELLKDGSWRTKRFRKYTISLRAPRIAPGKRHPYREFLDTVKTKLVSMGFQEMRGSLVETEFWNMDALFMPQFHPARDIHDVYFVKEPTHASSIEEPFLSRVAQAHQRGGETGSTGWNYLFNAERACRLVLRSQGTAVSAHTLAAQPDVPGKYFSIARCFRYDQVDATHATDFFQIEGIVLGEDINFRTLLGLLNLFAREVAQAKEVKFLPAYFPFTEPSVELHVRHPKLGWMELGGAGLLRSEVTIPLGVSVPVIAWGLGLDRMAMVALGIHDIRELFTDNLDLIRSTRGAV, encoded by the coding sequence GTGGATATTTCTTCCCTCATCGATAGCCTGCACCCCCTGGAAGTCAAAGTACTTTCGACCTTTGTGGCGAAGCCCGACGCGGTGCTTCGAACGGAACAGTTGTCGCAGTCCACCGGGTTGGAACCTTCGCAGTTGAGCATGGCAATCGAATGGTTACTCGCCAAATCATTACTCACCGTCGATACCGAGACCGTGACACCGAATGTCTCGCTCACCAAAATCGGCGAACTCTACTTTGAAAAGTACTCGCCGATCGAGCGGGTGCTGTCTGCGGCTCGCGATGCGGCTAAAACAGGCAAGCGGCTGACCATTCAAGACATTCAATCCCGGGAAGGACTTGAACCGGAGGATGTGAGCGGTGCGATCGGACGCCTCAAGAAAGAGGGCGCGCTCCTGATCATTCAAGGCGGCTGTGTCGAAGCGACCGGCCGGCCGAGCCAGACGGCGGAAGCGATGCGGGGACTGCTGCAGCAGCTCCGTGGAGCGCCGCGAGATCTGCAGGCATTTCCCACGGCACAACAGCAGGTCATTCAAGACCACTCCGTCAAGCGGGGGAACGCGCGGGAACCCTTCCGTATCGATGATCGGGTGACCAGATCGTTCAAGCTGTCCGATGCCGGCATAGAAGCCGCCCAGCAGCTCTCCCGGCAAGGGACTGCAGCGGAAGTCTCCCAGCTCACGCCCGAATTGCTGAAAGACGGGAGCTGGCGGACGAAGCGTTTCCGTAAGTACACGATCAGTCTCCGCGCGCCGCGCATTGCTCCGGGCAAAAGGCATCCCTATCGCGAGTTCCTCGATACCGTCAAGACCAAACTCGTGAGCATGGGATTTCAGGAAATGCGGGGCTCTCTCGTGGAAACCGAGTTCTGGAACATGGACGCCCTCTTCATGCCGCAGTTCCATCCGGCACGCGACATCCACGACGTCTACTTTGTCAAGGAACCGACTCATGCCTCTTCGATTGAGGAGCCGTTCTTGTCCAGGGTCGCACAAGCGCACCAGCGTGGCGGTGAAACCGGTTCAACCGGCTGGAACTATCTGTTCAACGCGGAGCGCGCGTGCCGGCTGGTCTTGCGGAGCCAGGGAACTGCCGTCTCGGCCCATACGTTGGCGGCTCAACCGGATGTGCCGGGAAAGTATTTTTCCATCGCCCGGTGTTTTCGCTACGATCAGGTGGATGCGACTCACGCGACTGATTTCTTCCAGATAGAAGGGATCGTGCTCGGCGAAGACATCAACTTTCGCACGTTGCTCGGCCTGCTGAATCTCTTTGCCCGTGAAGTCGCGCAGGCCAAAGAAGTCAAATTTCTTCCGGCCTACTTTCCTTTTACCGAACCCTCGGTCGAGCTGCACGTGCGCCACCCGAAGCTCGGATGGATGGAGCTGGGAGGAGCCGGGCTGCTACGGTCTGAGGTCACCATTCCACTGGGCGTGAGCGTTCCAGTGATTGCATGGGGATTGGGGCTCGATCGCATGGCGATGGTGGCGCTCGGCATTCACGATATTCGAGAGTTATTCACCGACAATCTGGATCTGATACGCTCCACCAGGGGGGCCGTCTAG